The following are from one region of the Candidatus Binataceae bacterium genome:
- a CDS encoding glucose 1-dehydrogenase yields the protein MAEGRVAGKIAIVTGGASGIGKATAELFAKEGARVFIGDLESSEGAKVAKSIDATFVATDVREAAQVERLVKAAVDKHRRLDIMFNNAGIGVGVPLLDTSEDVYRRTIQIDLDGVYWGVKYAGLAMRAHGAGAIVNTASVAGLIGSPGLSAYNAAKHGVVGITRSAALEFARFGVRVNCICPGVIETPLVEREFFHAEGARKRLDAMHPLGRIGQPIEIARVVMFLASDDASFVTGHAMVIDGGIMAGGFGGAFE from the coding sequence ATGGCAGAGGGAAGAGTCGCCGGCAAAATCGCGATCGTGACGGGTGGAGCATCGGGAATCGGCAAGGCCACGGCTGAGCTCTTCGCCAAGGAAGGGGCCAGGGTTTTTATCGGCGATCTCGAATCGAGCGAGGGCGCGAAAGTCGCCAAGAGCATCGATGCGACTTTCGTCGCGACCGACGTGCGCGAGGCAGCGCAGGTCGAGCGGCTCGTGAAGGCCGCGGTCGATAAGCATCGCCGCCTCGATATCATGTTCAACAACGCCGGGATCGGCGTCGGCGTGCCGCTGCTCGATACGAGCGAGGACGTTTATCGCCGTACGATCCAGATCGATTTGGACGGCGTTTACTGGGGCGTCAAGTATGCAGGGCTTGCGATGCGCGCGCACGGCGCGGGCGCGATCGTCAACACCGCATCCGTCGCGGGGCTGATCGGCTCGCCGGGATTGTCGGCCTACAACGCCGCGAAGCACGGCGTGGTCGGGATCACGCGCAGCGCGGCGCTCGAGTTCGCGCGCTTCGGCGTGCGCGTCAACTGTATCTGCCCGGGCGTAATCGAGACTCCGCTCGTCGAGCGCGAGTTCTTTCATGCCGAGGGCGCGCGCAAGCGCCTCGACGCGATGCATCCGCTGGGCAGAATCGGTCAGCCTATCGAAATCGCGAGAGTCGTGATGTTCCTGGCGAGCGATGATGCGTCGTTCGTCACCGGGCATGCGATGGTGATCGACGGCGGCATCATGGCCGGAGGCTTCGGCGGCGCCTTCGAGTAA